The genome window TGAACATGGATGAAATCATTGGTTCAGCAATGGTAGATGGAATAGTTTCTGTGCTAGGACTACTAGTTTGTTGTTGAGATTCTCTCAAATCTTCTTCTAGTTCATCTCTTATCACTGCGAGCACTCTCCTTATAACGTTACCACATGTGAATGCAGTAGGATGAGCTTTTTCGCATCTGTTTCCTAGATTTCTAATTTGTTCAATAAGTTCATTAACATGAGACCAACGTACTGCGGATATGAACCTTTTCAAGATTTGCAATGTTTCCAAAGCAATAGCATAGGATCCTTCGatatttcttctcttcAATCTTGCAATGAAAGTATCAATCATAACATTGATTTCAGCAGAAGTATTACCTCCGGCATTAGCATTTGCCAAATTAGACAAATTTATAGAAGACATTTTAGTTATTGTCTTCTCGTACACTTCAGATGCTCTTTACGTATTCTTtaacaattatatatatgtgaaAGAAAGGGAAAGTAACAGCAAAAAAAACAGATAATAGAATGAATTTATAATGGCAGTTGCAAGTGTATCTGGTCACTCATGTAACACTGCATCATTAGTAATTAATGCTGTTACgatttattttgttcattaaaacaaataacttttcaacaatgaaaaaaattgagtgaacaaaaattttaatgcCATCGCTTTACACTTTACgctgaaaaaaattttcaaacGCTAAAGTGGCATCAATGCTgtacataaatatatgagAAACACTTGCATAATAAGTACATGcataataaattcattataagGGTGCTTTTTACAGTatactttattattttattttatttctatcttataaattaattgtttatatatcaCCATTGTAATCAGCAAAACGTCTCTTAGCCTCCAGCAACATGACTCTTAGTTTTGGATTAGCTGGAAATAAACTTAAACCTCTCTCGCAATCAGAAATGGCTAATTTGTATTGCTTCAACTTTAAATAGGCATCAGTTTTTCTCAAGAAAAGTTCAGGATCTAACATACCTGTGTTTAGGAGCATATCAAGATCTTGAATCGCGTCTAGGTTTTTACCcaatattaattcaatatcGATCTTTTGACGTAACATGAATTGCATATCTTGTAATTGAATCTGGAAAGCCTCATATGGCGCTCTTTTTCTTTGGGACATTTCCAATGCTAGGCTAATATTCTTCAATGCCTCTTGCATTTTATTCTGCTTCAAATTCTTGATACCTGTCTCAAACATAGATTTGATCATTTTAGATAAATTGTCACTTGGTTGTGGTGTGAAATTTGGATTAGATTCGGCAATAATAGCAGTGGTCAGCTTATTTATCTGTCTGATATTGGTGTTAGTTGCATCACTGATATCAGAGGTACCGATTGACTCATCCAGAGAAATTTGTTTAGAATTGGTGTTATATACTAAATCGGTGGACATGGTAATTCGGTGGATATGTCTTTGATCTGTTTGTGTTTCTTACACGTTCTATTAATTATCAGTAATAACAACAAAAGTTGTACAAAAACAGATGTTAAATACATAAATCTTgttgtatatatacatgtatGTATGTAAGTATGCatgtatgtgtatgtaAGTGTGTGTATAGTTACTGAACGGACAATACGTGGGTAGTTAAGCTTACAAGTGTTGTTTCGGGACACCGCCTTTCCAGTTAACACACATGCGCAGAGCAAAAAGAGGAAAGCCGGGTCATGGAGTccaaattgaataatagCATTGTATAAATGATAGGTGACGATGATGATGTATGATGACTTGATTAGCTTATGTAGCTTGAGTATCGGATAGATATGGCAGAAAATCTATTCAATGTATTCCTTGTTTGTAAGGTTAATTATCTCGATAAAATCGGTTATCAATTCATACACCTCTGGATCATTTTCAAAGCTTTTCAGTGAAAATTTTGTACTGTCACTATTCTCTTCATCAATGGATGatgtttcaataaaatcTATATTTAATCTTGTGAAATGATGGATATTCTTCTGATATGTCAATTTGTTTACTTCGTTTAAGAATTTAACCAGTTCCAAGCgtaattttatcaaatcgTGATATTTCTTATAGACATGTTCCTGTGGTGCGGTGTCTTGTTTTTGTATATCTTCCTTTGTTGTTATGTCTTTATCTATTTTCCACGTTAAATCATTTGAGCCTGGATTTGATTTTCTCATCTTGGTCGATAATAAACTATTTCGCAACTCATCGATTgtattttgtaatttattaacgttaatctttgaatatttttgtagtgctattaaatcatttttgtatttagAATCTTTTGCAACGgtcaattttttattatgaaCTGGTTTCTGTATATTCCCACGGTTATGAGTAGTATTTTTTTGGAATTGgatcaatttttcatttatatatgttttttctttgatttctttCTCCAAACGATCCTGCagattatttttttcgATATTAATTTGTTCCAATTGcttattttttgtatttatactttgcaataatttattgattgTATTAATGATAAGTTTGTTATCATCtattgaattattcaattgaagtAGTTTCATATTAGAGTCTGGTCCATTCGTATGGCCATTGTGAGTGTCGAAATACCCTTTCAATGATAATTGCTCGTTGACATATTTCAAAGCATCGTCTATATTATTGTACTTTTTTGGGTTAAAGTGTGAATCTGCCATCGGTGTGCAAATATCTATGTGactatgtatatatatatacctGGTCTATCAGTCAGTCAACGTTAGTGGGCCAGCTGTCAGAAGGTGAACATAGACAAGCGCAGACTGCTGCAGTGGCGTCTCAAAACTCTGTTATATCTGTGTGAAAGATACAGGTCGCCGAACTGTAATCATACTAAACATTCCGGATCTGGCGTGTGTTATGTGTGAGCAGACACAACACACTGTTTTGTCGAGTTTGCCTGTCGACTGTTAGCACGTGACATGCATTGGAAAACCAGTCACATGGCATAGTCGGTCTCAACAGACGATCACGTGCTTTGCACGTGATCGTCCAAACCTTGTTTTCCTTCTATGTAGAGTCCCCATCAACTCTTCGGTACCTCTCTCACACTACAAGAACCGACCGCAAAAATCATATACAGCTGAAACCACGGGTAAATGCCCTCAGTTAACAAATTAACGCGTTGGAACGTGACGACCACCCGACACCATGCGGGTGCCGAGCGGTTGTTAAACCATGTCCGTCGAAATTAAGAGTGCACACACCACCGTAGATCGACCGGAAATAAAAACTTGAAAATGAGACGCTCAGACACAGAGCAATTGTGCGTGCTGTCTCTAGCGTTTTGCGcgatattattttctttcgTCCGGTTGTATACCTCTATTAAGAGATGCATTCTCAATAGAGTAACCCACaaaacaaagaaagaaaaaaccCCTGAGCGCGCACAGTATTCTGTCCGCAGTAGGATATTGAGGATTAAGGGTACCTACCGCCCCATACGAGCACCCAAACTACGTTCCAATGAGATTCTGTCCTCGCCGTTGCCTGTAGGGCCGCACACATGCGCACCCGCTCGGACTTTTCACGCGTCCGCCGTTGGATCTATGTCGGGCTCTCTGCATCTACCGAAGAGAGCGACAAAGAGAGAGAGGCattataattcaaaaaacaCACAATgaaaattagaaattcgATATTTTAACCAAAAAAAAGTCGCTCTTTGTTCTCCCTCCCCTCTGCATGATGCTCTCGACAGTCATTCGTTTACGTTCTTCTGGTTTCCTGGTTGTCTGTCTTTTTCAAGATTCGAAGCATATTTGCTGTGCGATGCATGGTGCTCTCCCGAGAGAGAGAGCAGGAGGGACGAGCCTATCGCAGCAGCCCATCGGTTCGTAAAAGCGAAcagatattttttcattgtaCAGACAAACATGTGCACATCGCACAAAGCAGCAATCATAGCTATGGCTGTCTGCTCTCAGTCGATTTCTTGCTATTGCCACTCTCCTTCTCCTACTCTGATTCTTTTTATACTAATAGGGTAATCAAATAGAATTTGTAATCTCTTTCCCATCGGATAGAGAGTATGCTATCTTCTTGAACTCTCGGTACGTCTGCAACAGTGTGTCGGTGTGTCCAAGCATGTAGCCAATTCAATGTCTATTACTAATTTAGCAGATGTTTTACCATATTAGGGAATGCAACACATGCAATTACTGATTCATGACTGTTGCAATCACTTGTCCGAAATGAATACTTTCATTTGTATTCAATGCAATTCgaacacatatatataagagaCTGTACATCGCTATATACAAGTTTTGATTTCGGTTTTGATCCTCTAGAGTACTGTTCttaattttacaattgtATATTATCTTTCTCTCGGACCCAAAAACTACATCGTCCAAAGTTAAGTCGACATATCTTATATAGTTACTCGCTTTTTTTTCGGTACTCTATACATATCTTTTTccatattatttaattgtcTTCAGgtaagaaattaaattaataatcagagaaaaaaacacatttattatcatcataCATTTTGACTGGTCAATTTCAATCTTTCTAATACTTAATTTCTACAAGTTCACAAACACACAAAATGCTTACTGAAAACgaacatattttaaatgaaaaccCAACTATTTTCTCAACTATTTCTAAAACTGTATCGGATACTATTTCTTATTTAAGTAGTATCGATAACAGAGCAAGTAACGTTGCTGTCGATTCCGCTCAAAAATCATTCGACGCAGAGCCTTTGGATAACTTGATCGCCGTCTTCATTATTTGGTTCATTGTCTTTTTCGTTCTATTGTTCTTCATCGGTTTGGTGGTTGTTGTCCTGTTAAACTACAGAAACTCCTCCAACAACGTCTACAATGACGATAAACTCGAGTACAATGAAGATGCTTACTACGAcgatgatgacgatgatgaaTACTACTATTCAGACGAAGAATATAGCTCGAAATCACATTCTAAGtcaaatgatgatattgaaaagcAATTATCATCAGCCGTTTGAGAGGctgaagaaagaaaatgcATGAAAGACACATGAAACGCGGCTATCTACCCTACTTGACACAGACAAGTTTCGTTTCcctaatatttttttattattcacGGCATTGATTAACTATTTCTCAACATCTGCATTCAATAGTGTGGTTTTTGAGTTTTAGATGCTTCTCAACTTTGTTGCCTCCCATTTCTTAAAAAACATATCCATTAATGATACCCtaatttctaatttttaatttttaattttctaGTAAGGTTGATCTAATTATCAATCTTTGCTACAGCATCGTCATTCCTTTACataactaataataataataataataataataatagtaataataataataataataactacCAAGAATATACCATTGGGAAACAAAACAAAGATGATTCTTTGCTCGCTTTGTCTGTCTACTCAAGTATATCAATATtcacatatatacatacagCTAGTCGCTAATGTAACTCATACTTCAATAAACAATGCCATCCATTGTTTATAAATCCACaccaataaataaaattcaatcGATGAGTTCTAAACTGTTTATCCAACTATCACAGTTGATAACAATCTTTTAAACTCAGCTCTCTGGTTCAGATGACATTTGATCTTTAAGTGGTCTTTTTCACGAAAAAATATCAGAAGTCATCGAAAACGATctcattgaaaaattgacGAAATTAggaaatttgaaatattgaaaattaataacaaaatcaaaatcagaatgaaattattgaataataacGTCTGTATCTCATTGGACTTCcaataaattcaatgtaaaatattgtaaataacAAATTGATACTAGTTACACTCTGCGGCTACGCTTCTCTACTTGCcgttatatattttaagggtcaactttaaataagttaaataataaataagttGTTCTTACTTTTGTCATTATAGATCTCTCAAGTGATACTAAAATAATCGCTGATCAAATATTCACTTGTTGCAAGCGGTAGTCTGTTTTTTTGCGATAGAGATATTACattgaattaaaatcatcGACACTATTTGTGTTATATAATGTACTAGTTATGAATTCTAGAGATTTGCCAAAACTGCCCGCATCAAGAGATGACGAATCAGATAAGAAGAATAGAGGAACTATTACCAACaatgatgacgatgatgaGTTTGAATTCTACCATGAATTTGCAAGAGAAAATGTGAAAGTAATAATACATTTGATTACAGATGAGTTGAAGACAAAAGGTATGGATATAGAGTATTTGTTTATACCCTTTAGGAAAGAGCAAACAAACGaaaaacttttgaaatttctcAATAAACTGTTTCCAATGGCTCATGGTAAAAAAATTGGAGAAActaaatcaataaaaaagataGTTTCTAATACTGATTGTTTCACATTATTCCAAGCATTGAAGTATATTTGGTGTAGATTACCAAATGGTGAAATTATTGGATGGAATTCTTATTTAGAATTCAAAGCTagagaaaaatatttaggATATCCACAGAAGGCATTTTTAGAAATAATGCCAAAATGTTTGACCTCATCTAACCATGCTTCAATCGTTTACGATTTTTTGGATTTGATTGTAACCATATCCTCTAACTCAATTGTGAATAAATTAAGTGCAAGAAAAATTGCAAAGATGTCTGCAATTTGGggtttcaataataaacatTTCCCAGAAAACATTGAACAAGTAAATGAAGATTTCAAGTTCCCAGTATACAATGATAATTCGATTCAAGATGGAATAAAGCAATGGTTACCAGCTGCAAATGCTATGTTTCATTTATTGTTGTCGTTTTTAAGAAGTTTTTTACCATCAGACGATAATACCGGGAAGTCAAATAGCAATCTGCcgaaaaatttaaagaatttactcttaaataatcattatccaccaaatattgaaaaatcaacatATTCCTCGAGTACTATACTGACTATACCTGTTGTAACATTAAATACAAATCAATTTTCTAGAAAAGCATGGGAGTTAATAGAAAGATGTAATGatatattagattttaCCAACCCAGATGATTTTCAAGTTCGTGAAGACTATGCCTTATTGAAGTCTTtatttagaaaaaaaaataacatgGAAGGAATAAGCAGAAAAATGTCTCAAGAATCTAGGAGAATTATGAAAGCAATTCAGACAAAACATTCTACATTTCAAGCAGGTTGGGCAAAAAGAACTTGCCTGTCTGACCCAGCAAATGTTCTGAAGgaagaaatagaaataacaagaattgatattgatgattattttatctGGACCTGGTTATCTTCCATATCATACGAAGAAACGGCTGAAAAAAAGCGAATATTTGGTAGATCCTTAATATTGGAGTTTGAATTCGACGGATTCAAGAAGTGGGTAGTTTTCCAAGAATGTGATATTAATGCAATTTCATCGAAAAGTACAACTGCGAagaaacaagaagaagaaattgaaaacgAGGAGTCGTATACTATGGATAGTGATACTTCTAAAGATTACGATAAGTTTCAGGAGCAAAATGCTTCAAAAATACCGGAAGTTAGAAATATTTCCAATATTTCAGCTACATCTAATTCGAGTAATGGGATTTATCATACCGTCATTTCAAAAGATGCATTAAATGGTGGTAACCATGGAAAACACAATCTACATTTGATTGAACAAAAAATTTCCAAATGGAATCCACTCAATAATTTACGGAAAAAAAGTAATGGGAGTTCGAACGATGATTCTAAAAAAACCAATGATAATCGTAAAGtttcaaatgaaataataagtaataatataactaCCAAAACTACTCCATCTGGATTAGCGAAGCAAGATGTGACGGTGATGGAAACTGCCAAATTTAAtagtaaatttaaagaaaataatgattataaCCAACAGCCTGAAAGTTACCAAAATCAAGATAACTATACTAGCaggaaaaataataaaccaCCTCCTCATCATTCAGATAATAAGAAGACTGATAGAGTAATAAGTCAGTATAGTCTTCTAAATTCATCTAAGTATCAATTACCTGAACTTGAGACCGACGCGACTGGgtttaaaattgatttgCCTGACATTGATGATAACGATATTAATCTCGATGATAATTATAACTATAATCAAAAACCTGTAGACATTGGTGAAAAAATGTATTTGGGAACAGATGCTCAACCTTCAGTCAGCCCCGTTAAAGATCGTAATTCGAATACCATAGATGAATTGCAGGATATGGTCGAGGACATGATTAATGGTGATGGTGATAGTAATACCAACAGAAATATAGATGATCTCGATGTTTATAATCCAGCTTTTGCATATAGTGTGCAAAGACAAAATGAGACTTTTGAATCTCTAACAAAGTTTGACAAATATAAACCATCTTCGAAGCGCGATGAAAGTGAACAATCATTACAAGACAATAGCTTAATAAATACAGAAATTCCTAATCTTGAAAAGCAATATGATAGTCAAAATGGTAGAGGTAGACCCACAAATTCTCAAGCTTCTATTCCTGGTTCAGCTTCTAAAGAAAGCTCGGGCTCGCCCGATAGAGAAGCTTATAGCCAAGGGAGTTATCAAGTATCTTCTAGAGATAGTACATCTAATACAACATCTCAATCACCGATTAGAAAACGATCTCCCGTTAGAAACATTGCAGGTCAAGGATATTCTCAGTCTCCTATAAGAAGCGCAGGTTATCACGGAAATTTGCAACCTTATGCTATGCAAGAGCAATCTCAATCACCAgttaatttacaaaataatacatCGAATATTTCTCAGAATTCAAACGTTATATCGTTAAATAATCAAGGAAATGAAATGAGAGCATttgacaataataattactCTAGTAAAAGTCCTTCACCTGGCTATCCAAAACAGCAGCAACAAGGCCAATATGGAATTCCAGGAGCAATTAAATTGACTTCACAAAATGATAGATTATCTGGTGATACTagatatatcaataatGGAGATCCTTCTTCAGCATCTCCAAACATGAAGCCAATAATCCAAAATTCTCAGTCTCCAAGCAATAATCAGCGCAATCAACACCAGAACCCTTTGGGGAATAATAATGCAAGTAGTAGCTTTCCACAGAAGCAGCACTATTCACAATATCATCCGCAGCAACAAGGCCCTCCTCAACATTATTCTGGAGATAACTCTCAACGAGGTTATCCTCAACAAGGTCTGCAACAAGATCTGCAGAAAATTCCCATTCCAAATGGTCCGCCTCAAGGCTTTCCTCAGCACGGTTCTCAACATAGTCCTCAACAAGGTCACCAGCAGAGTTTCCAACAAGGTCTACAAAAAGGTCTTAATCCACAGGCTACGCCCCATGGGTATCAGCAACAAGGATATTCTCATCGTGGTCCATACCAAGGTCCACAAAAGAGTCCTTCTCCAAATGCTCCACAACAAGGTCCacaaaaaaatcatattCCAAATGGTTTACAGCAAGGTTACCACCAACAAGGTCCTGCTCAAGGTCCTCCTCAAGGTTATCCTCACGGTCAACAGAAAAGCCCTAATCCACAGGTTATGCCTCAAGGTTATCCTCAACAAGGTTATCCTCAACAAGGTTATCCTCAGTCTGGCCTGCAAAAAAGCCCCACTCCGCAAGGTCCTCCCCATGGCTATCCTCAACAAAGCTACCCTCCACAGCAAGGCTATTCTCAACAGGGGTTTATACCGGACAACATTCCAATGTCTAATGGTGGTAGAACTAAGCATATGAGTATGACCCCACAAGCGCAGAATGGAGAAATGCCctttaacaatttcataCCGCCAGCTGCAGGTCATCCTAGTAAGTTACATAGTGCTAATTTGAACAAAACTAAAGGTAGAAAACAATTGTATAATGACATTAGAAGTGGTAACTTTGGTATCTAACGCAAAAGAACGATTATGTACGTACTATAATATAGAGATGTATTGAAACAAATgaacattttatttatttacaattgcTTAATTTGTGTATAATTTTCTTGCACTTTATTTGCCAGCAGCCTATCCTTGTCAGTATTTGCGGAAACCAGGAACAAAtcataaattttaatacttATTCATGAAAAATCAACATTCACTGGAAACAAAACGCAAAATAGCTACGTGTCTTAGCAAGTTGTAACTCaagatgaaaataaataatgacaaCGTTCCATTGATGACTTCAAGACGTTTCATCGGTGTACTGTCAACATTGCACACCTCAGCCAATAACAAATAAGTTCATATAGATTATATACGTATGTTTAGGTATTTAATACAACCCACTTACAAAATTTCCCCCGATTTCATAACCAATTTAAAGAGATATAATTATTCTAGTGCCTTACAATTCTTGCATTCAGCAAAAGAACTGTTTCAAGATATTGtataaatacatatatatatgtgtgtgtatatCTTAATATAGCTGATCTAGTAAATACAGTAATTTGAATTGTGACTATATTTGGCAACAATCTTGTCATTGCTTGTCACAGAGTTGAAAGCCAAATCTTCGACTTGGATTTCCCAATTAAGTAGTTTTGTTAATTCGCGTCTGAGATAACGTTTCAAATTCTTCCTGTGAAAACACGCACTCTAGTAAGTAACCAAATAAAGTAACATTTTAAATGTAATCAGTTAACCCGTTCCCcccaaaaaagaaaacatcACACATAAACCAACGGAGGAGGAACTGTTCTATGTCATTCGGAATTGCGTATTGAAACGATGCAACCAGTAACTCATGCGCAGAACCTGTCTAGACGTGAGCTACGTGAGATGCCTGAGATGGCCAGTTCCTGTTACATTTTCTGGGGCACATCAattatatgtattttaCCATCTTCCGCTAACTTTCGAATGTGCAGTTCTCTTGTACTTCCATTCTCGGGGAGAAATGTAGTTATTTTTACCGTTATAGGTAGCCGCCATACGTGCAGAGCTTTCACCATATAGTTGTCGCACAAACAGACGTAGCCTTGCTACGAATCTCGCTTTTGTTTTGTTGACAAACACGCATCGCTCGATACACGGATCATAGATCCACACTCAAAACAGTAAACGAAGGATAGAACTTCGTCATTACGAATCAGATCGTTATACATACTTTAGCAACACtgattgaaaaaattgggTGATCTTGTAGTTTGCAGGTTATTTTTCCCATTTTCGATTTGTTTCATTGTGTTTTTGGTGTATAATTGCGCAGAGATTCATTAAACGTCatattaatcaattaattcaatCCAATCCTTGTAAGAGGGTTGCGCTGTATGGTGAGAAAATGTTGTATGAGATGGGCATCGAATAAATTTCTAATTTCGTAATCAGATAGTAACGCATTGGAAACTCCATCGATTTTGTATT of Tetrapisispora phaffii CBS 4417 chromosome 6, complete genome contains these proteins:
- the SEC72 gene encoding Sec63 complex subunit SEC72 (similar to Saccharomyces cerevisiae SEC72 (YLR292C); ancestral locus Anc_6.89), with translation MSTDLVYNTNSKQISLDESIGTSDISDATNTNIRQINKLTTAIIAESNPNFTPQPSDNLSKMIKSMFETGIKNLKQNKMQEALKNISLALEMSQRKRAPYEAFQIQLQDMQFMLRQKIDIELILGKNLDAIQDLDMLLNTGMLDPELFLRKTDAYLKLKQYKLAISDCERGLSLFPANPKLRVMLLEAKRRFADYNGDI
- the TPHA0F02770 gene encoding uncharacterized protein (ancestral locus Anc_6.91), giving the protein MADSHFNPKKYNNIDDALKYVNEQLSLKGYFDTHNGHTNGPDSNMKLLQLNNSIDDNKLIINTINKLLQSINTKNKQLEQINIEKNNLQDRLEKEIKEKTYINEKLIQFQKNTTHNRGNIQKPVHNKKLTVAKDSKYKNDLIALQKYSKINVNKLQNTIDELRNSLLSTKMRKSNPGSNDLTWKIDKDITTKEDIQKQDTAPQEHVYKKYHDLIKLRLELVKFLNEVNKLTYQKNIHHFTRLNIDFIETSSIDEENSDSTKFSLKSFENDPEVYELITDFIEIINLTNKEYIE
- the TPHA0F02775 gene encoding uncharacterized protein (similar to Saccharomyces cerevisiae YOR186W and YLR297W; ancestral locus Anc_6.93), with translation MLTENEHILNENPTIFSTISKTVSDTISYLSSIDNRASNVAVDSAQKSFDAEPLDNLIAVFIIWFIVFFVLLFFIGLVVVVLLNYRNSSNNVYNDDKLEYNEDAYYDDDDDDEYYYSDEEYSSKSHSKSNDDIEKQLSSAV
- the TPHA0F02780 gene encoding uncharacterized protein (similar to Saccharomyces cerevisiae MSB1 (YOR188W); ancestral locus Anc_6.97), which translates into the protein MNSRDLPKLPASRDDESDKKNRGTITNNDDDDEFEFYHEFARENVKVIIHLITDELKTKGMDIEYLFIPFRKEQTNEKLLKFLNKLFPMAHGKKIGETKSIKKIVSNTDCFTLFQALKYIWCRLPNGEIIGWNSYLEFKAREKYLGYPQKAFLEIMPKCLTSSNHASIVYDFLDLIVTISSNSIVNKLSARKIAKMSAIWGFNNKHFPENIEQVNEDFKFPVYNDNSIQDGIKQWLPAANAMFHLLLSFLRSFLPSDDNTGKSNSNLPKNLKNLLLNNHYPPNIEKSTYSSSTILTIPVVTLNTNQFSRKAWELIERCNDILDFTNPDDFQVREDYALLKSLFRKKNNMEGISRKMSQESRRIMKAIQTKHSTFQAGWAKRTCLSDPANVLKEEIEITRIDIDDYFIWTWLSSISYEETAEKKRIFGRSLILEFEFDGFKKWVVFQECDINAISSKSTTAKKQEEEIENEESYTMDSDTSKDYDKFQEQNASKIPEVRNISNISATSNSSNGIYHTVISKDALNGGNHGKHNLHLIEQKISKWNPLNNLRKKSNGSSNDDSKKTNDNRKVSNEIISNNITTKTTPSGLAKQDVTVMETAKFNSKFKENNDYNQQPESYQNQDNYTSRKNNKPPPHHSDNKKTDRVISQYSLLNSSKYQLPELETDATGFKIDLPDIDDNDINLDDNYNYNQKPVDIGEKMYLGTDAQPSVSPVKDRNSNTIDELQDMVEDMINGDGDSNTNRNIDDLDVYNPAFAYSVQRQNETFESLTKFDKYKPSSKRDESEQSLQDNSLINTEIPNLEKQYDSQNGRGRPTNSQASIPGSASKESSGSPDREAYSQGSYQVSSRDSTSNTTSQSPIRKRSPVRNIAGQGYSQSPIRSAGYHGNLQPYAMQEQSQSPVNLQNNTSNISQNSNVISLNNQGNEMRAFDNNNYSSKSPSPGYPKQQQQGQYGIPGAIKLTSQNDRLSGDTRYINNGDPSSASPNMKPIIQNSQSPSNNQRNQHQNPLGNNNASSSFPQKQHYSQYHPQQQGPPQHYSGDNSQRGYPQQGLQQDLQKIPIPNGPPQGFPQHGSQHSPQQGHQQSFQQGLQKGLNPQATPHGYQQQGYSHRGPYQGPQKSPSPNAPQQGPQKNHIPNGLQQGYHQQGPAQGPPQGYPHGQQKSPNPQVMPQGYPQQGYPQQGYPQSGLQKSPTPQGPPHGYPQQSYPPQQGYSQQGFIPDNIPMSNGGRTKHMSMTPQAQNGEMPFNNFIPPAAGHPSKLHSANLNKTKGRKQLYNDIRSGNFGI